The Candidatus Arthromitus sp. SFB-mouse-Japan genome includes a region encoding these proteins:
- a CDS encoding glycosyltransferase family 2 protein, with protein sequence MEDLISVIVPVYNNEIYLRDSLDSIINQSYSNLEIILIDDGSTDRSYNILIEYEKMDKRIKVITKRNGGICEAMKMGVLLSNGKYIARCDGDDINDIYRYEKQLKYLKEGNYDLIGCYLKGFGNGSEIYMKMMESLNYEVLDDYHQFLRIYSGSCINGGGLFGKRDLFIELMPFKKEFSIVEDKLIYLEFHNAGYKIGNLPEVVYNYRVHKKNTSLDSSNSYDMLYRNIELKLTYLFKNVIESFDNIIIVYEREIINIINHIFSRYYPNIRCRFIDEYGFNCFMSEDIFSYDSSKTAILSGLGFIKGIEVQLLDFGYRHLHNLFLLV encoded by the coding sequence ATGGAAGATTTAATAAGTGTTATTGTTCCAGTTTATAATAATGAAATTTATTTAAGAGATTCATTAGATAGTATTATTAATCAGAGTTACAGTAATCTTGAGATAATTCTTATCGATGATGGTTCAACTGATAGAAGTTATAATATTTTGATAGAATATGAGAAGATGGATAAGAGGATCAAGGTTATTACTAAAAGAAATGGTGGAATATGTGAAGCAATGAAAATGGGAGTACTACTTTCTAATGGTAAATACATTGCAAGATGTGATGGGGATGATATCAATGATATTTATAGGTATGAGAAACAGCTTAAATATTTAAAAGAGGGAAATTATGATCTTATAGGGTGCTACTTAAAAGGTTTTGGGAATGGTAGCGAGATTTACATGAAGATGATGGAATCACTTAATTATGAAGTTTTAGATGATTATCATCAATTTCTTAGGATATATTCGGGGTCTTGTATAAACGGGGGAGGATTATTTGGAAAGCGAGATTTATTTATAGAACTTATGCCGTTTAAGAAAGAGTTTTCGATTGTTGAAGATAAGCTTATTTATTTAGAATTTCATAATGCTGGGTATAAGATAGGAAATTTACCTGAGGTGGTTTATAACTATAGGGTTCATAAAAAGAACACTTCTCTTGATTCTAGTAACTCATATGATATGTTGTATAGAAATATTGAGCTTAAACTTACTTATTTATTTAAAAATGTTATAGAAAGTTTTGATAATATTATAATCGTATATGAGAGAGAGATAATAAATATTATCAATCACATATTTTCAAGGTATTATCCGAATATTAGGTGTAGATTTATTGATGAATATGGTTTTAATTGTTTTATGAGTGAGGACATATTTAGTTATGATAGCAGTAAGACTGCAATACTTAGTGGCTTAGGATTTATTAAGGGTATAGAGGTGCAACTTTTAGATTTTGGATATAGGCATCTTCATAATTTGTTTTTACTTGTGTAG